Proteins found in one Oribacterium sp. oral taxon 102 genomic segment:
- a CDS encoding TOBE domain-containing protein, whose protein sequence is MLSARNQIKGRVKEINEGAVNGIVKLEAAGGNCISATISMESIRELGLVPGKDATAVVKATDVMMALDFVKISARNQIKGTVVSVKDGTVNSIVKLDTAGGIGITSTISMEAVKELGLVPGKEAVAVIKATNVMISVD, encoded by the coding sequence ATGTTAAGTGCAAGAAATCAGATAAAAGGCAGGGTAAAGGAGATTAACGAGGGGGCTGTTAACGGCATCGTGAAATTAGAGGCGGCAGGCGGCAATTGTATTTCTGCAACCATTTCCATGGAGTCCATCAGGGAGCTGGGACTCGTACCGGGTAAGGACGCGACAGCCGTTGTGAAAGCGACGGACGTAATGATGGCGCTGGACTTCGTAAAGATCAGCGCGCGGAATCAGATCAAGGGAACTGTGGTATCGGTAAAGGATGGCACCGTCAATTCCATTGTTAAGTTGGATACGGCAGGCGGAATTGGAATCACATCCACCATTTCGATGGAAGCGGTGAAGGAGCTGGGACTCGTGCCGGGCAAGGAAGCGGTTGCGGTTATCAAGGCAACGAATGTCATGATTTCTGTAGACTGA